GggcaaaaggatgaaaaataagaGGTCAGGAATGGAGAGGGAGATCAGGAATCAGGAGATCAGAGAAATGGGTTAGAGAAGATCAAGATTTGGGTATGAAACTAAAAGAGATGACAGCAACAGAAGGTATGGGTCATAAGTTTATTCTTGTGCACAAACCAAAGTACTGTGACTCACACCCAATATGCCAAAGGAAATTATCAATTTCCAGATCAAGCAGCAAATGTGACTGGTAGAAGTCATGGTGAGAGGGGAGTCCATGCCCCTCCAGGATCAGAGATCAGGACCTGAAGCTGGAAAGGAACAAAAGCTAGAGTTTGAGGTATGGGGTAGGACTGAAAAGAGATTTTGGCTCTGGGTGTTTCCTTGCCCTTTCCCAGGTAGTCATGACAAGCTGCAGAAGACAATGGGACAGGCTCAAAGGAGGCAGCACAGATACAAAATGTTCTTTCAACACTCAGCACACACTCTCACATCCCTCCACCATCATCCCCCTTCACTCTAACAAATACATTCTTCTCCCTCAACTTTTTCCCCAATCCCCCTTTTGTACATGGTTAGTTTCTTGTTACCCAACTTTACTCTCTGCCAACACTGCACTCTCCCTCACTATgctcctctctggggctcagtgAATTTCATTCGTTTCTGTTCTGCTCCTAGTTTCTATCTCACTTTCCACACCATggctcttttctccctcctttgtgTCTTAAGTTCATAAGGCAATGAAGTCAATGATTTCTCCATTCTCAGaggaagttttctttcttttttttcacttcctgGATGCTTTGTTGCTCAGCATGGGCCTCTCAAGTTGCTAACTTTCTGAAATCCTGAGGAATAGAATTCTCAGTTCTATTCCTGGTCTAGCTGATATAACTCAGCCTAAACAAACTGCCCTAGCCCTTCAAGTCTTCTCATACTTTATGAGTTTCACAAAATGCTGTACACTTACTACAGATGCTGGTCTTTAACTCTAGTGCATCTCTTTCTTCCACTAGACTCCATGTGAGGATATCTGTCCTTCCTTTCATCAGCAAAAGGGTAAAACCCCAACTGGGTCTTTATTTAGACCTCTCTTCTTACTCATGCCTCAAACAGAAGAGCAAatctgtgtgtacacacacacacttgcacatacacacatgcacacatacatgccTAGGTATATGCCAGCCAAGCTTGGGAAAGAAGAGTGAGGAATAGCAAATGACTAAGTGCAAGAAGAGGTCAATTCAGTCCCTTTGTTGCCTGCCTGGTGGAGAGCTTCTTGCTTGAAGTCTCAGTGGTATCTGCTCTGTGTGCTTCTCATTGAATGTTAAAATGAGGCCCACGGAGAAAAGCTCAAAGTAGAGAAATAGAGACAAGTGGAGGAGTATGGGTGAGAGACCTAGAGATAAAAACAGAGAGCCAGGCAAGgaacacagagacaaagagaagcacAGACAGCAACGCAGGGATAGTATgttggaaagcagcagggaggtTGGGAGTGAGGAGGAAGCTGGTGGATGGGGCACCAACTCCAAAACTATGGAAAAGGGAATTTAACCTCCAGATACCTGAAAGAGGGAGTGGGATGGGTAGGAGAATCAACTTTAGGAACTGGATGTTCCACCTCTCCTTGGTCCTGGGAGCTGTGCCCTGCTCAGTGGTGGCCTGCCCCAGGCCTCCACACATGAGCCTGCAATCCGGTTCTGGTGGCTGAGAACCGAGGCCTGGCTACCTGGAAGCcacaggagctggaggaggccccAAGACCCCTGGGAGActctggaggaggggctgggctaaGCACAGGGGTTGAGGCCAGATCTGCCCTCCAGATAGGCTCATCCAATGTAGTGGCTGCTCGGGGAGCAAGCACAGTGGGGGCCAGGAGCTCTGCAGTGGGCTGGGGCGCTGGAGTGGAAAATCGGCGGATCTCCTGGACTCTGGCAGTTTTAGGGGGCCCTGAGGAGGTGGGGCCAGGAGTCTGGGGAATCTCATCAAAACAGAACATGGCAGTTTTAAGTTGATAGGGCTGGTGCCGCATGAAATCCAAAGCCTTGATACCCTGCTTGGGGGTTGCCCGGGGCCCCTGGGATTGGGCCTTATTAGGGAGTGTTCGGGCAGCTTGGGGGAAAAAGGGTGAGAGCAGTGGGTTATAAGCAATAGGAGGTGGGGCACGGATGTTGGGTGAATATTTCCAGGAAGGGGGCAGTGAGGGAGTAGGAGAAGGGCTTCTGGGCcgagggccagggccagggccaaggcCAGGACTAGGTGTAGCTTCCACCACATACCTGTCCGCTCGGCTCTGCCGCTTAGCAAAcagctccccacccctgccctgaaGCCTTGGTGGTTCAGGGATTCCAGGCGAAGGGGCCGCCCCATTCACCAGCCCATCAAGGTACCCTCGAGATGGGGGCTTAGGAGCCACTGGGGGTGGAGTCTTGAGCGTCATAGGGGGTGGGGTCTTGGGAGGCATTGGAGGCGGGGTTTTAGGTGTCACAAGAGGCGGCGTCTTGTAACTCCTGCCCCCTGGTGGCTGCATGAAGTTGCAGGCTTCAGCACCGAGGCTCAGAGCATCCTCCTCTGGACCAGATTCAGCACCCCCAGCTCGGGGTTTTTCATCCAGATTCTGCACCAACGATAGTAGCTCGGGGTTGGGCGAGTTCTTCGTCTCCTCATTTCCTGGCCGGAACATCTGCTTCCGGGTCCCCCGACGCCGGGCCTCCTGGAGGATGCCGGTGCGGACAGCTGGCACAGAGATGCGCTGCTCCCGAGCACTGGGGGGCTCAGGGGCCGCGGAGCCTGGGGCGGGCGCCTCTGGGCGCGCAGCGGATCGCAGAGGCGCCGATAGGAAAATAGAAGCGGTGGAGGTCTTGGCAGCTCCGCTAGGGGAAGCGAGGGACTCTGGGGCTTCGCCTGGCGTAACAGGACGGTTAGGGGCTGGGATGTACAGGGAGCTGGTGGCCGTCACGGGGCCCGAGGGGCGTGGGGTACTAAGGGAAGCGGAGGCTGGCACATGGCTGGGAACCCCTAAGGTGAAGCTGGGCAGAGGGGTGGGCCCCTGCGGAGAGGACAAGAAAGGCGGTGGAGCGAGGCTGAGGCCTCCCAGGCTTTCATTTGCCCTCTTAGGGGCTAAGGGCCGGAAAATAACTGAGGTGGTACCTGGCCGCTGTCCTTGTAAGCCCGGAGTAAAGGGCCTGGCTGACCGGTTGAAGATGCTTGGAGCTGGGGTAGAGGCTCCACTGCCTGGGAGGAAGGGTCTAGGGCTGGCTGCAGGGGCTGGCGAAAGGCTGGATGGGAGCACAGCCGCCTCCGGCGGAGCACTTTGGGCCCGAGGTGGTGACTGCAGGCCTTGCCCGTTGAGCATGGCTGCTGGACCATCCCGGGCTACCTCCTGGGTGCTGGAGGCTGTGCGCTGGCGCTGCTGTTCAAAGAGCTGGACCCCTCTCCCAGAGGCCTCACTCAActgccctcccagccctgggccctgacCCTCTGCTGCGCCTGAGCCTGGCCTGGCCAGCTCCATGTCCAGATAGGGGCTGTCCCAATCCAACTGGTTGGTGAGGCTTCTGGCATCGGAGAAGACCTCCTCGTCCAGCTCAGACTCACTAGTTGGAGGGatgccatcctcctcctcctcctcagcgcCTGTCCTAGCTGCAGCCCCAAAGCTCACTAGGGTGTATTTCTTGGCTCTCTGCCGACGTTTCTTAAACATAAGCACCCCCTTGGAGTGGGGGTTGGGGGCTGCGGTTAGCAGGGATGCAATCGTCCGGCATTTGGTCTTGGCCTCCTTCACACTCTTCTCTTGGAGGCTCTCTGCCCGTTGCAGTTCTGAGGAGGCCAGGAGGAAAAATGGTCAGTGAGCCTCTTCTAGTATTATTCAACCCCAGCCAGCTCCCTCAGGCCTCCCACCCCTGGTTTTTTCATTGACCTTACCCACACGGTCTCCTGCCTGTGGCAAAGTCCTCTAACTTAGGGGCAGAGTGGAAGGTGAAAGGTGAAACCAAGGACAGTTGAAGAGAAAACAGAGTGTAGTTGGCTGCCCTGACGCCACGCTGACTACAGCTCTCCTCCTATCCTCTCTTCCCTCTACTCTGCTCCTATTTCCCAGAGACGTGCTCTTACCCACACCAAATAattcctcccctgcctccctccattCTTGGCTGGCAATGTGTGGTTGGGGTTGAGGTGGTGGGTCACTTCTCGTGGCAGGCAGGGACATGAAGCAGgtcccagggagagaagagatGAGAAGGGACAATTTTCTCCCACCACAGAGACCATGTTAGGGGGCTTCTCAGAAAGTTTGGGGCTTATTCCCTCTTCTCACCCCTTATCCTTTATGATAAGGATACAAAGGATCCATAGCAGTGAGGGTCTTCATTCACTATTCCACCCCCATTATGCAGTCCACATCATATATATTCATAGAAATAACTCCCATCACACATCATTTCAACAAGAATATGGGTTGTGGGCATATTTTTTCTATGtacttttctctctcattcctatATAACCTAGCTTATATACACCCTAGTTCACATACATGCATGTAAATACACATGTGCCtacataaaaacacacatagagTCAAATACATTCACACATATGCATACTCTTATACACATATGGCCTACACATATGGCCCTTCTTCCCAGGGTTCcccctgcaaagaccctgttgTTAATAGTTTGAACAAAAATTTAGTGCCAATACTGGACTTCCAACCACCAGGGCACTCCTCTGTGCCTCACACCCCTGCTACTCACAGCCAGGGAGAGCTTCAGATCGGAGATGCAGGAAAAGCCAGAGTGCTGCTCTCTAAGGCAACCCTCAGTATCATTAGGATACCTCAAGATCACCAGCTAAATATATTCTCCTTTTCCCCAAGCTGGGGGTGGGACTATAGAGGGCTTTGTGGGGGTCAGAGATGTCCCCTCTTTTCCAAACCTTCTAGGTAGAGAGCTTGGGCAGCCATTACCAGGCAGGCACACAAGGAATATGTACTAAGGGGAGCCAGGGCACGGCTTCCCATGCCATGCAGGGCCTGGGAGGTGGGACCAGGAAATGGGAGAGGCAGCCCTGCTGCTAGGGCCCTGCCATGGACACAAATACTCTCTGATCAATGATCCCCATGATCCCCTTctgaaaaattattgaaattcCATCTACTTTCCACTCAAGATACCAAACTCCTTTCTAATTAGGGCTCTCATTCCACCCATCCCAACATTTATACCACAGACTAATACTGTGGACCAGAGATAGGCACTGGAGTCAGAGTTCCATTCAGATTTTTGGATCTTGGGAGCGTTTTCACCCCACTGAagttcactttcctcatctgtaaatgaggatgataatggctacctcataaggttgctatgaagattaagtgagataatgtaggTAAATTTAGCATTTAACAGCAGCCCTAAGGCTCACTGTGAGTAACAATTACTATCAAAGCTTTCTTTAGACTAGCTCACATGTACACAGACACTTTCTTGTTCACACATATCTTCTCCCACGGACTCCCACATACATCCCTGCATGTATTTATGGATTGTTCACATTTCTGTCTCTCACATACACTCTTCCCATGAGTTTTCTACAGCTCATGTGGTCACAAACCCCTTCGACATGTGGCCATAGCATCAGCCTATTCTGAGAAAAAGGCAGTGAAATTCTcttgagaagagaagaggaaggcaaaaaggaggaggggatGACAGAGTAAGAATTTTCCCAAAGACCTCCCTTCCTAAACTGTTGATGTATTCCCCTCCATTCTAGATCCCAGAACTCTGCTGACTATGGGAGGTCTGTACCTGCATAGAACTGGTCCTGGAGCTCAGGAAACGGGCCTGGGACTTTGTCGCAGCTGGCTTGGCTGAGGGACTCTTGGCTGATGGGCTCAAAGGTCTCCATGCCGAGAAAGGCAGTGTAGGCTGGAGCAGGACCAGCTTGAGCCACCGCCCATGCCTTTTAAAGCCCCTTTGTCTTATCCCCAGAGCTGGCAGCTGAATGAGCTCACTGTGCTATTTTTGGGGCCTGACCCCCTGCCTTCTCTTGGCTGCCCTACAAGCCCTGGTGTGATGGACATGGGCACCTGcctaccctccccccaccccaacccactgGACAATGAGGTCTGCTTGGCTAAAAATATCCCTGAGCCACTAACTACAGTCTCACCCCGCATgatgggaagggagagaatgCTAAAATGAGAATTGGGGATAAGCATGGGATCCTGGACATGCATCTGGAATTTGTGGGATATTGGACACTCTCAGCGATGTCAGACCCTAAACTGTTATGTCCTTAGCCTCTATTCCAGACTTAGAGACACAAAATTCTATGGATCAGGAATCAGAATGGTGGAAGGGAGGAATAAGAGATGAGAACTAAAGGGATAATCCTGAGATTTCCAAGGTGACATGAAAGGTATCTCGGGGAGGGGCATGGAAGGCATAGGACAGGGAGAAAGTTCACTCTTAGCCATTGTTCTGTAGCTCACATCAAAAATAGCAAAGAGCCTGAGATAAGTGGAACTGGCCTTTTCTGCCCAGGCCTACATTCTTGCCTGAGATAAGGAGCCAAAGATCCCTCCCTCTACCATTTCCTAGGGATCTCATGACTATCCCATAGCCTCCCAGTCCCCAGGAATCCTAACGGAACTTACAGTGTCAAAGGTATCTCTGATGCCATGCCTGCAATTAACACTGAAGAGCCCCTGTAAGCACTGCCCTGCTTCCAAATACTTCCCTGCCCCATGTCTGCACTCCGCCCTCACTTCGTCTGACATCCACAAAATCATAGCAACAACAATAAGCAAACCCTTCATCGATTCATATCCCTTTCCAACTTCCCTACTTACCCTGTTCCTGGGTTGGGTTGAACCACCTGTACCTTTTTGCCACACTGGTTCAAACAGCAAAAATAATGGGGACCATGAGAATAATTATTTTCCCCTCCTACTCATCACTCTTCTCCACTTGTCACCAAGACTATATCCAAGGGAAGCATAAGGTATGGTTATGGAGGGGTATATTTAGGGCTCAGATTGAAGGATCCTGGCTAGGGAAAAAGGGTTCAGGCACTCACTGGCTTCTTTGGCCTTCTGGGTGTAGGTGGTAGTAAGATCTTCTGCCACTGGGTGGGGAACAGGCCCCACCATAGGGATGAGATGAGGGCCAGGCCGGAGGGAGCCATGGGGCAACAGCAGGGCCTCTGCTGGGGGTGGCTGAAGGGTTGCCCCGTCCTCCCAAGATGGGGAGCTCACACGGCTGTCAACCTGGCTGGGAGGGCCAGGGACAGCCGGCACTGGCTCTGCAGGGCTGTCAGACAGGTAGACCTCATCAGGTGGGGCTCCTGGAGGCGTAGGCTTCATGGGGCCTCGGCGGCGGGGTCGGCGGGGCTTCTCCTGGGTGGCAGGGCCATCAGCATCGCTGTCTGTCTCTCCATAGTAAGCTTCACTGTCAGGAGGTGAGAGGAGCCTCCCAGGCTGAAGAGGCTGGGGAACTGGAGCACCGGGGGGCTCAGGACTCAGCGGAGATAAGGGCGACAGCACCTGAAGCTCACCAGGTGATGGAGATCGCACAGGCCCTTCATCCTCTACCCTGGATAGGAAAGATGACAGAACTTGAGAGATAGGGTGGATGACTGACACCTAGAGAGATCTGGAGGGGATAGGAGGAGGAGGtaagggaagagagggaactgGCACATAGGTGGAATGGATGGGCTGGGAAGAGCAG
This is a stretch of genomic DNA from Equus caballus isolate H_3958 breed thoroughbred chromosome 1, TB-T2T, whole genome shotgun sequence. It encodes these proteins:
- the SYNPO2L gene encoding synaptopodin 2-like protein isoform X2; translation: METFEPISQESLSQASCDKVPGPFPELQDQFYAELQRAESLQEKSVKEAKTKCRTIASLLTAAPNPHSKGVLMFKKRRQRAKKYTLVSFGAAARTGAEEEEEDGIPPTSESELDEEVFSDARSLTNQLDWDSPYLDMELARPGSGAAEGQGPGLGGQLSEASGRGVQLFEQQRQRTASSTQEVARDGPAAMLNGQGLQSPPRAQSAPPEAAVLPSSLSPAPAASPRPFLPGSGASTPAPSIFNRSARPFTPGLQGQRPGTTSVIFRPLAPKRANESLGGLSLAPPPFLSSPQGPTPLPSFTLGVPSHVPASASLSTPRPSGPVTATSSLYIPAPNRPVTPGEAPESLASPSGAAKTSTASIFLSAPLRSAARPEAPAPGSAAPEPPSAREQRISVPAVRTGILQEARRRGTRKQMFRPGNEETKNSPNPELLSLVQNLDEKPRAGGAESGPEEDALSLGAEACNFMQPPGGRSYKTPPLVTPKTPPPMPPKTPPPMTLKTPPPVAPKPPSRGYLDGLVNGAAPSPGIPEPPRLQGRGGELFAKRQSRADRYVVEATPSPGLGPGPGPRPRSPSPTPSLPPSWKYSPNIRAPPPIAYNPLLSPFFPQAARTLPNKAQSQGPRATPKQGIKALDFMRHQPYQLKTAMFCFDEIPQTPGPTSSGPPKTARVQEIRRFSTPAPQPTAELLAPTVLAPRAATTLDEPIWRADLASTPVLSPAPPPESPRGLGASSSSCGFQVARPRFSATRTGLQAHVWRPGAGHH
- the SYNPO2L gene encoding synaptopodin 2-like protein isoform X1 encodes the protein MGAEEEVLVTLSGGAPWGFRLQGGAEQRKPLQVSKIRRRSQAGRAGLRERDQLLAINGVSCTSLSHASAMSLIDASGNQLVLTVRRVEDEGPVRSPSPGELQVLSPLSPLSPEPPGAPVPQPLQPGRLLSPPDSEAYYGETDSDADGPATQEKPRRPRRRGPMKPTPPGAPPDEVYLSDSPAEPVPAVPGPPSQVDSRVSSPSWEDGATLQPPPAEALLLPHGSLRPGPHLIPMVGPVPHPVAEDLTTTYTQKAKEAKLQRAESLQEKSVKEAKTKCRTIASLLTAAPNPHSKGVLMFKKRRQRAKKYTLVSFGAAARTGAEEEEEDGIPPTSESELDEEVFSDARSLTNQLDWDSPYLDMELARPGSGAAEGQGPGLGGQLSEASGRGVQLFEQQRQRTASSTQEVARDGPAAMLNGQGLQSPPRAQSAPPEAAVLPSSLSPAPAASPRPFLPGSGASTPAPSIFNRSARPFTPGLQGQRPGTTSVIFRPLAPKRANESLGGLSLAPPPFLSSPQGPTPLPSFTLGVPSHVPASASLSTPRPSGPVTATSSLYIPAPNRPVTPGEAPESLASPSGAAKTSTASIFLSAPLRSAARPEAPAPGSAAPEPPSAREQRISVPAVRTGILQEARRRGTRKQMFRPGNEETKNSPNPELLSLVQNLDEKPRAGGAESGPEEDALSLGAEACNFMQPPGGRSYKTPPLVTPKTPPPMPPKTPPPMTLKTPPPVAPKPPSRGYLDGLVNGAAPSPGIPEPPRLQGRGGELFAKRQSRADRYVVEATPSPGLGPGPGPRPRSPSPTPSLPPSWKYSPNIRAPPPIAYNPLLSPFFPQAARTLPNKAQSQGPRATPKQGIKALDFMRHQPYQLKTAMFCFDEIPQTPGPTSSGPPKTARVQEIRRFSTPAPQPTAELLAPTVLAPRAATTLDEPIWRADLASTPVLSPAPPPESPRGLGASSSSCGFQVARPRFSATRTGLQAHVWRPGAGHH